A window from Pseudanabaena sp. BC1403 encodes these proteins:
- the ykgO gene encoding type B 50S ribosomal protein L36, which produces MKVVSSLRSAKTRHKDCKVVRRRGRIYVICKSNPKFKARQG; this is translated from the coding sequence ATGAAAGTTGTTAGCTCCCTCAGATCGGCAAAAACTCGCCATAAGGACTGCAAAGTTGTGCGTCGTCGCGGCAGAATTTATGTCATTTGTAAGTCAAACCCAAAGTTCAAAGCTCGTCAAGGATAA